The segment TGCTATATTTGTTTTTTCTAACGGCAATAATTGCCAATTATCTTTGTATCGATTATACTATGGAAGACACGCGTAACGGCTCACGACCAAACACTCCAAACGGAGCCTCACGTAATGGAGCGCCTTTTCGCCCACAACAAAATGAAGAGAGCGAAGACGTTAGCATTCAAGAGTTGCTTTTTACCTACTGGCGTGCGGTTAATCGAGGGAAGTGGATTATTCTTATCATTTTTATTCTTTCCATCAGCGCATCCATCTACTTAAGCTCGCTTCAACCTGACATCTACGAAAGCAACACCACAGTCATGATGTTCAATCAACGTAGTTCTGCTTCTGTTGTAGTTAGTTTGGGAATGACAGCTGAGCGAGAAACACAAACGGCCAATGAAATCTTTCTTTTAGAAAGTCGAACGGTACTTGAAGAAGTTGCTTACCGATTGGTGAATACACTGTATCAAAACCCACAGCTTAAACGAGACACCCTCAAAATAATTCAATCACCTTTAGGCGGGATTGACCGCATAGACGCAATTGCGGGAAAAATCAGGGGTGGAATGACCATTTCTGCCGTTATCGGAACCAATGCGCTTTCCATTGCCTTTCGTGCCGTTGATCCTTATGAAGCCGCGACGGTTTCACGCGCAATTGCTGAAACTTATATCGAACGGAGCCGCAATAGCCGCAACAATGCCGCGCGCGTGCTTCGCTTGTTTATTGAAGATCAAATGCGCCTTAAGAAGGATGACCTTGCACGAAAGGAGCAAGAGTTGCAGTCATTTATGGAAGAAAATCATTTAGTTTCAATCGACGCAGAAGCCGAAAAGTTAATTGCCCGTCAATCAGAAGCACTCGCTAAAATTGATGAAGCGAATATCGTTTATAGCGGTCTTGCGGCTTCGCTTGAGGCCTATAACCGTGAAATTGAAGAATTGCAAGAAAAACTTCCAACGACCGTCATTCAAGCCACTTTAGATCCTTATACCAAATCTTTCCAATCTGAAATTGCTCGTTTAGAATTTGAACGAGATCAAATTTTAGCCATTCCGAATACAAGAGACAATCCAAACACGAAAAGCCAATTGGATGGAATGGAAAGCCAAATTGTGGCCTATCGGTCAAAGCTTGAAGAAGCTGTTCGGAAACAATTGCAACAAGGTTCTACAAGAAATTTGGGTCAAGAATATCTTAATTCATTAATTGGGAAAAAAATTGAAACTGAATTGCAAATGGTTTCAATCGAAACCCGCCTTAAAGCCTTAAAAGCCTTGGCTGAAAGTTACGATAAGGCATTTTTGAAAACACCTATAAAATCAATTGAGTACACCCGATTAAAGCGGAATTATAACATTGTCGAGGATTTATATACACTTCTGATGAAACGCTACCAAGAGGCGTTAATTGCTGAAGAGCAAGTTCCAAGCACCGCCGAAGTTGTTGATGCGGCAGTTCCTAATTTTTGGCCTGTGGCGCCCAATCGATCGAAAAATATCTTCATCGGCGCTTTTCTTGCATTTGCGCTTTCGGTGGGTTTTGTTGTACTCCTTCAATTTTTAGATCGCGCTGTTTACACCCCAGAGCAAGCTGAATTAATGGGGACTCTTATCGGCACTGTTCCAGTGATTTCTACCTTCGACGAAACCGTTAGAACTCGAAGTGATGCCAAAAAGGCTCAAGATATTCTGGATCTGGAACGCAAAGTCGCCCCTCAGCTCATCACCCATTTCGACCCGAAAAGCACGGTTTCAGAAGCCTATCGTTCACTTCGTACCAATTTGCTTTTTTCAGGCTCCGCCTTTCAAATTGACATCCAAGGTAAAGGGAAAGCTTATATCGTAACCAGCTCTTCACCTAAAGAAGGGAAATCAACCACAATTTCAAATCTTGCCATCACTATAGCGCAAGGTGGACAAAAAGTACTGCTCGTTGATACCGATTTACGTCGCCCGGTTTTGCATAATATTTTTGGATTTAATAAAGAGCCCGGTCTCACAAATTACTTGGTTGGACGAACCAGCCTCGATGATATCATTCGCCCAAGTTTGGTTCAAAATCTTGATGTCATTACTTCAGGAACCATTCCTCCAAACCCCTCTGAACTTTTGGCAATGAGCCGTATGCGTGACTTTTTAGAGCAAATGCGCGAACGCTATGAAATTATTCTATTTGATACACCACCGATTATAGCTGTTACAGATGCACAAGTTTTAACCAAAATAACTGATGGGGTTGTCTTAATTATTTCCTCAGGGACAACACAAGCCGATCTCGCTAAACGCTCACGCGATGCCGTATTAAAAGTTAACGGAAACTTACTTGGATTTGTACTTAATAACTTCGATGTGACCAATACCTACGGTTCTTACTATCGTTATTACAGGTACTATAACTACTACTACGATCCAAAAAATACCAAACAACTTCAAAAAACACTTTTGGATCGAATAGCAGAAAAACTCTTCTTAACCGAAAATAAATCATTGTAAAGCCATCAAATCATAAAGCGCCTCTAAAAGGCGCTTTATGATTTATGATTGAAAGAAGCCAAGTGGCACAATAACCTTACAGACTTTGCAACTCCGCCTTGTGCAAATCACTGATACCCGCAGAACCCGTTAAAAACATCGCTGCTCTCAAATCATTTTCCCACGTCGTCAGTAATTGATGAAGTGCATTCAGAGCCCCTGTTTCATCTAAAAGATCATTTGTCCCTTTGCGAAAAATGCATTTTAGAAACGGGGTGGCAGCCGCTGCGAGTGTAGCCCCTAAGGCAATTGATTTTGCCACATCCAATCCATTACGAATACCACCGGAAGCTATGATTTCGATGCCTTGATAATCAGGTTTTATCGCTTTAAGAGATTTAATTTCCATCAAGCATTCCGCGGTTGACATTCCCCATTCCAATAACTCTCGTCTTGCTTCGGGTGAAAACCGACGGTCTTCTCCGAAGGTGCCTTGATATCGAATGGCCTCAACCCGTTGCCAGTTCGTTCCGCCCGAACCGGCGACATCAATCACCTTAACACCGGAATCCATCAATCGTTTTGCGGCTTTTGCAGAAATGCCGTTGCCAACTTCTTTTGCAATGATTGGCTCCGGAATCGATTTGGCAAGCCCTTCGATTTTGGAGAGTAATCCGAAAAATGCGGTGTTTCCTTCCGGTTGAAAAAGTTCTTGCACCGCATTGAGGTGAATAATAAGGGCATCTGCGCGAATTAAATCAATAATCCTACGAATTTCTTTTACACCCATTTTACCAGCCACTTCGGGAGCGCCAATATTGGCGAAAATCATTGCATTTGGTGCTGCCTTTCTTAATACCGAATAACTTTCTTTGTATTTTTCAGATTCGAGCGTTTGCCGCATACTTCCTACGCCCAATGGGATGTTTTGCGTTTCGGCAAATAACGCAAAGTATCGGTTGATTTTTTCTGCGGCTTCATAACCCCCGGTCATCGAGGAAATCATGAATGGGCGATTCAATTTTCGTTCAAGAAATATTGTTTCTAATGATACGGAATCATGATTCACCTCTGGCACAGCCAAATGCTTAAATCGGAGGGATTCAAAACCGCTTTGAACTTCTTGAAATGAGACTTGCTCACCAAGACACAGTTCCACATGCTCTGCCTTACGCCGCGATGTATTGACGCTGTTTTCAGGTTTTGTCATTAGATAAATGGAAAAACCTTTTGAATTGCTTAATTTGTAAGTTTAATTTCATTTTTACTGGTAACCCTCTGGTCAAAAATAAAATTGATGCATGAATTTATTTCACAATAAGTTAAGACTTAAGTAATCGACTCTCGTCAAATTCTGAAATGATCCTAACGGATACGAATAAACCTGTTCGCGAGGCAATGGAACTTTGGGATCCATTTGTATCGCTCATTGAAAGTAGTGAAAATTTTATCCTTTCCACTCACGAAAACTCCGATGGCGACGGCCTAGGCAGTGAATCCGCATTGGCCGGGGTTCTCCGACAGTTGGGCAAAAATGTTACAATTCTTAACCCTACCCCGATTCCAAAAAACTACCAGTTTCTTCCTTTGCTTCGCGATGCCGAAATCTTCGCCGAATCTTATCAAGGCCACAAACGACTTCTTTCTGATGCCGATGCCTTTTTCTTGCTCGACACCAATCGCCTTTCAAGAACCCGCGGAATTGAGCCGCTTGTTCGCCACAACCGCGAGCACGGAATGCTTCGCGTGGTATGTATTGATCATCACCTTGACCCAGAGGATTTTTCGGATTTGGCCATTTGCCAAAGTTATGCCGCTGCCACGGGCGAGTTGGTTTATGAATTGGTCAAAGCGTTGGAGCAACACTACGCAACGCCGCTCATTACCCGCGAAGTCGCTGTTGGCCTTTATACCGCTATTATGACCGATACAGCTTCATTTAAATTACCAAAAACGTCTCCTCATCTCCACCGAATTACCGCCGAGTTACTTGACACGGGAATCACCCCAATGTCTATTCACGAAAAAATTTATAACACCTATACTGTTGGCGTTATGCAGCTGATTGGCACCAGTATGCAAAGTGTGGTTCAAATTGCCAATGGAAAAGTATCATTTATCAGTGTTACACAGTCGCTTTTAAAGAAAACGGGAACTGGAATTGCCGATACCGAAAAGCTCACAGAATATTTAATGGGAATGCCTGAAACTGAATTGGGAATTCTTTTTATTGAATTACCGGACGGTAAAACAAAAATCAGTTTCCGCTCTCGTGGCGATATCGCCGTTAACAAGTTAGCCGCACAATATGGCGGTGGTGGGCACAAAAATGCCGCGGGATGCACGGCACCATTTCCTTTAGAGACGGCCATTAAGACAATCTCAGCAGAAGCATCTTCCATTGTTTCTCTTTCATCTGCACTTTTTAACTAAACTTTTTTCAGTAATCCAATCACCATTTGACATGAAATTTATTGTTTCTAAAAGCTCAAGCTCGGCGTCGCTTGATGCAGTTGCTTTTTTTATCGCAAAAGCCCATTTGAAAGACGAGCTATCAGCAATTGCAAAATTAACCGGGAATTCGCTTGAAGGTTTGAAATCTGATTTTCACGCCAAGGAGGGCGAGGTCTCTGTTATATATAACAATGAAACATCGCTTAAATCCCCGCGGGTTTTTCTTTTAGGGCTTGGTGAAAAAGTTACCCTTGACGCTCTTCGAGCCTCTTCGCAATCTTTTGCACGACGCCTACGGGAACTCAAACTCGCTAAAGTCGCACTCGACTTTTCCAAAGCCCAGCAATTTGCTTCTGATTCCTCCGAATCGGTTTCATATCTCGCACAAGCAATTACAGAAGGTTTCATTTTTGGTGCTTACGATTATACCCTCAAAACGGATAATGTGGATGCACTGAAAGGAAAGAAAAGCACCGCCCCGAAGTTTGATTTTAAGGATGTGACTCTGCTTTGCGATGATGCCTCAATGCAACAAGCAAAAGAAGGCGTTTCAGTTGGTGAAATTATTGGCAGCAGCCAATCGATGGTTCGAGATTTGATTAATGCTCCAAGCAATTACCTCAGTGCCACCGACCTTGCCAACGCTGCAAAGTCTTCAGGGAAAAAGTATGGATATACGGTTACTGTTTTCGATAAAAAGAAAATTCATGCCCTTAAAATGGGTGGTCTTATTGGGGTGAATCAAGGAAGCACCGAACCGCCAACTTTTTCAATTCTTGAATACAAGCCTAAGAATGCCAAGAAAACCATTGCGATTGTTGGCAAAGGCGTCACGTTTGATACTGGCGGGATTTCAATCAAGCCGGCAGATAATATGGGGGATATGAAGTCGGATATGTCTGGGGCAGCGGATGTAATTGGCGCCGTAGAAGTTGCTGCTAGATTGAAACTTCCCGTTCATGTTGTTGGCATTATTCCTGCAACCGATAATAAGCCGAGCGGCTCAGCTCAAAACCCCGGAGATGTGCTCACCACATACGCCGGCATCACGGTTGAAGTTGATAATACCGATGCAGAGGGTCGGTTGATATTAGCTGATGCACTTACCTACGCCAAAGAGCAGTTTCAGCCCGATACTATCATTGACTTAGCGACATTAACTGGAGCTTGTGTAATTGCCCTCGGCTATCAAGCCGCAGGAATGTTTACCAATAATGATGCTTTAGCCGAACGACTAAGCAAGGCCGGATTTCGTTCCGGTGAAAAGGTTTGGCGTATGCCGCTTTGGGAAGAATATGATAAACAAATCAAATCTGATATCGCCGATGTCAAAAACACCGGTGGACGCGGCGCAGGGGCTGTCACCGCGGCTAAGTTTTTAGAAAAATTTATTGGCGATCATCCTTCGTGGGCACACTTAGATATTGCTGGACCTTCTTTTCCTTCGATGGGCTCAAGCGGCTCACGAGGCAGCTCCGGTTTTGGTGTCAGGCTTCTTGCAGAAGCATTACGGCAATGGAATTAAGATTGCGATGTTTCCGTTTATTTTGAGGCGCTTGAAGCGCCTCTTTTTTTTCTCAGTTTCTTTTTTTTATTCACCGAGAATTTTTCGATTTAGGCGTAATGGAATTTCAGTATGCGTATTTTTCATAAACTGCTGCTTTCTTTTTTAACGGTTGGGATTGGAGCCACGGTTGTTATTAGTTTTCTTTTCTACCGAGATTCAAAAGAAGCACTTCTCAATCGTGCTTTTGAACAGCTTTCATCCGTCAAAACGCTTAAGTCGAAAAAGATTGAAGACATTCTTCGTGGCTCTGTAGAGGAAGCCAAGGTCTGGCGTTTAGCTGTTCATGAAGCTCGCAAAACACGCGCTCAAACTGATTCAACCATTTTTTTATTTGATCCGGGGCTTACACCGCTCGATTCAATTGATAAAGACCCGATTCTTTTATCTGCCGCCAAAGAGACTGTTTTTTTACTTCTTCGCGAGGGTCGATTAAGCAACCCAAAATCGATTCAAGCTTTGAACCAAGAACCTTTAGCTTTAATTGCAATTTCAGACGTGAGGCTTCATCCCTCAACCGGTGAGCCATTGATCTTTGCTGTTTGCTCATTTGATAGTGGTTTTGCCGCAAAATCCGTTTCATTTTCTCGATTGGAAAGTGTCCTCTTGGAGCGAAGCGGGCTTGGCGAATCCGGAGAAAGTTATCTTGTCGGCCCCGATTTCAAAATGCGCTCTCAATCTCGTTTTTTTTCTGAATCGACTGTCATGAAAACGGAGGTTTCAACAGCGGCGGTTCAATCTGCCTTTGCTCACGGTGATGGGTATATGATTACGAATGATTATCGCGAAGTTCAGGTCATGAGTTCTTTCACGGCGATTAATGTCCCTTTTGGGCCGAAATGGATTTTGCTTTCTGAAATTGACGTTTCGGAAGTGATGATTCCGTTTGAGCAAAGCTCAAAAAAAATTCTTCTGACAGGGTTTATGGTTGTA is part of the Chloroherpetonaceae bacterium genome and harbors:
- a CDS encoding polysaccharide biosynthesis tyrosine autokinase, encoding MEDTRNGSRPNTPNGASRNGAPFRPQQNEESEDVSIQELLFTYWRAVNRGKWIILIIFILSISASIYLSSLQPDIYESNTTVMMFNQRSSASVVVSLGMTAERETQTANEIFLLESRTVLEEVAYRLVNTLYQNPQLKRDTLKIIQSPLGGIDRIDAIAGKIRGGMTISAVIGTNALSIAFRAVDPYEAATVSRAIAETYIERSRNSRNNAARVLRLFIEDQMRLKKDDLARKEQELQSFMEENHLVSIDAEAEKLIARQSEALAKIDEANIVYSGLAASLEAYNREIEELQEKLPTTVIQATLDPYTKSFQSEIARLEFERDQILAIPNTRDNPNTKSQLDGMESQIVAYRSKLEEAVRKQLQQGSTRNLGQEYLNSLIGKKIETELQMVSIETRLKALKALAESYDKAFLKTPIKSIEYTRLKRNYNIVEDLYTLLMKRYQEALIAEEQVPSTAEVVDAAVPNFWPVAPNRSKNIFIGAFLAFALSVGFVVLLQFLDRAVYTPEQAELMGTLIGTVPVISTFDETVRTRSDAKKAQDILDLERKVAPQLITHFDPKSTVSEAYRSLRTNLLFSGSAFQIDIQGKGKAYIVTSSSPKEGKSTTISNLAITIAQGGQKVLLVDTDLRRPVLHNIFGFNKEPGLTNYLVGRTSLDDIIRPSLVQNLDVITSGTIPPNPSELLAMSRMRDFLEQMRERYEIILFDTPPIIAVTDAQVLTKITDGVVLIISSGTTQADLAKRSRDAVLKVNGNLLGFVLNNFDVTNTYGSYYRYYRYYNYYYDPKNTKQLQKTLLDRIAEKLFLTENKSL
- the fni gene encoding type 2 isopentenyl-diphosphate Delta-isomerase, producing MTKPENSVNTSRRKAEHVELCLGEQVSFQEVQSGFESLRFKHLAVPEVNHDSVSLETIFLERKLNRPFMISSMTGGYEAAEKINRYFALFAETQNIPLGVGSMRQTLESEKYKESYSVLRKAAPNAMIFANIGAPEVAGKMGVKEIRRIIDLIRADALIIHLNAVQELFQPEGNTAFFGLLSKIEGLAKSIPEPIIAKEVGNGISAKAAKRLMDSGVKVIDVAGSGGTNWQRVEAIRYQGTFGEDRRFSPEARRELLEWGMSTAECLMEIKSLKAIKPDYQGIEIIASGGIRNGLDVAKSIALGATLAAAATPFLKCIFRKGTNDLLDETGALNALHQLLTTWENDLRAAMFLTGSAGISDLHKAELQSL
- a CDS encoding bifunctional oligoribonuclease/PAP phosphatase NrnA, coding for MILTDTNKPVREAMELWDPFVSLIESSENFILSTHENSDGDGLGSESALAGVLRQLGKNVTILNPTPIPKNYQFLPLLRDAEIFAESYQGHKRLLSDADAFFLLDTNRLSRTRGIEPLVRHNREHGMLRVVCIDHHLDPEDFSDLAICQSYAAATGELVYELVKALEQHYATPLITREVAVGLYTAIMTDTASFKLPKTSPHLHRITAELLDTGITPMSIHEKIYNTYTVGVMQLIGTSMQSVVQIANGKVSFISVTQSLLKKTGTGIADTEKLTEYLMGMPETELGILFIELPDGKTKISFRSRGDIAVNKLAAQYGGGGHKNAAGCTAPFPLETAIKTISAEASSIVSLSSALFN
- a CDS encoding leucyl aminopeptidase produces the protein MKFIVSKSSSSASLDAVAFFIAKAHLKDELSAIAKLTGNSLEGLKSDFHAKEGEVSVIYNNETSLKSPRVFLLGLGEKVTLDALRASSQSFARRLRELKLAKVALDFSKAQQFASDSSESVSYLAQAITEGFIFGAYDYTLKTDNVDALKGKKSTAPKFDFKDVTLLCDDASMQQAKEGVSVGEIIGSSQSMVRDLINAPSNYLSATDLANAAKSSGKKYGYTVTVFDKKKIHALKMGGLIGVNQGSTEPPTFSILEYKPKNAKKTIAIVGKGVTFDTGGISIKPADNMGDMKSDMSGAADVIGAVEVAARLKLPVHVVGIIPATDNKPSGSAQNPGDVLTTYAGITVEVDNTDAEGRLILADALTYAKEQFQPDTIIDLATLTGACVIALGYQAAGMFTNNDALAERLSKAGFRSGEKVWRMPLWEEYDKQIKSDIADVKNTGGRGAGAVTAAKFLEKFIGDHPSWAHLDIAGPSFPSMGSSGSRGSSGFGVRLLAEALRQWN